A genome region from Opitutaceae bacterium includes the following:
- a CDS encoding immunoglobulin domain-containing protein encodes MKHGAIPGWLLAGFFAMAVATQAAPISSGENKDGTIIAGGTESWTFTVAVNQTIDLAVGELSGGTSFSPKVQLFGPTNNLITYDSGGTSARINPYRATVAGTYTATVSGSTTAQAGTYRLRLYVTPGAFTVPAGDEGGALTLGSNHAGAITVGDLDAWTVNATAGETMDFRIGEVSGGTAFTPLIYLYDPNGASVTYNYGGTDARINHRATITGTYTLIVAGYNDGDNGTYVLNAIKSPGAFVVPAGDEGGPLVSGQNYPGTIAVGDLDPWTVNVTAGQFLNFRVGEVSGGTAFTPLIYLYDPNGAQVTYNYGGTDARIGVRANLSGTYTFVVAGYNDGDNGTYRLTFSRSPDTPVVPAGDEGGPLTNGQNYAGTITVGDLDIWTVNATAGNYLLFRVGEVSGGTAFSPLVALYDPNGAQVTYDYDSVDARIAHRANLSGLYTFVVAGYNDGDQGTYRLTFFQAPNSPVVPAGDEGGPLTNGLKHTGTIAVGDQDAWTVKANVNDYLYFRVGEASGGTAFSPLLHVFDPNGALVTYDYDSVDSRIGFRCNIAGTYTALVSGYNDGDAGTYDLHFVRTPVTPLQVPAGDEGGNIGSTPGVDGTITVGDADAYVVLGTAGTTINVTATELSGGTAFTPQVAILDTGGNIVRNTWNATAATTTYTVTTTGLHVILVAGYNDGDAGTYRLVISGASAPVLPSVAVQPLSQGAPLGSNVTLSPTVAGSGPFAYQWKRNGIEIPGAESLNYTLSNLQPASAGIYSLVVYTEAGTTESAGAIVAPTISTKVTGTAYEFAGDIHHPNGNVYDQLLITGTAATYTSDPGQIVRASFLDLNDDIVQLEFSGPGSVTVQMAGATGPATPVKYNQPSVQYMRGQVSIYLVGATENTNLGIYTVGVMTNPNPALYVAGASFDGFADLGLIAIQSPDGRFSGVRVGSTELFGDTGYTGIYAPGIRFAGPLNLHNVSASGTAAPFLLTGTIDTGRISITGGDLFQPNGRAITFGDVSDVYMVAGTNSHGVPAPAQVNRGVLMRNGVNVTSQVIHNP; translated from the coding sequence ATGAAACATGGCGCTATTCCAGGTTGGTTGCTGGCGGGATTCTTTGCAATGGCGGTGGCCACTCAGGCCGCGCCCATTTCCTCGGGCGAAAACAAGGATGGCACCATCATCGCCGGTGGCACGGAATCCTGGACCTTCACCGTCGCGGTGAACCAGACCATCGATCTTGCCGTCGGCGAACTCAGTGGCGGCACGAGTTTCAGTCCGAAAGTGCAGTTGTTCGGTCCAACCAACAATCTCATCACCTACGATTCAGGGGGGACGAGTGCGCGCATCAACCCGTACAGGGCGACGGTTGCGGGCACGTACACGGCCACGGTTTCCGGCTCGACGACAGCGCAGGCGGGAACCTATCGCCTGCGTCTTTACGTGACGCCTGGGGCGTTCACGGTGCCGGCTGGTGATGAGGGAGGGGCGCTGACCCTCGGATCAAATCACGCGGGCGCAATCACGGTGGGAGACCTTGACGCCTGGACAGTGAATGCGACGGCAGGAGAAACCATGGACTTCCGAATCGGCGAGGTATCGGGAGGCACGGCCTTCACGCCGCTCATCTATCTTTATGACCCGAATGGCGCGTCGGTGACCTACAACTACGGCGGCACCGATGCGCGGATAAATCACCGTGCGACGATCACAGGCACCTATACGCTGATCGTGGCCGGGTACAACGATGGTGACAATGGCACCTATGTCTTGAACGCGATCAAGAGCCCCGGAGCGTTTGTTGTTCCTGCTGGCGATGAAGGCGGACCGCTTGTATCCGGGCAGAATTACCCAGGCACAATCGCCGTGGGTGACCTCGATCCATGGACGGTCAATGTGACGGCGGGGCAATTTTTGAATTTTCGCGTTGGAGAGGTTTCAGGAGGCACGGCCTTCACGCCGCTCATCTACCTTTACGATCCAAATGGCGCGCAGGTGACCTACAACTATGGTGGCACGGATGCGCGGATTGGAGTGCGGGCAAATTTGAGCGGCACATACACTTTTGTCGTTGCGGGCTACAATGACGGCGACAACGGCACGTATCGACTTACATTCTCACGGTCACCAGACACCCCGGTCGTTCCTGCCGGCGATGAAGGTGGGCCATTGACCAACGGTCAGAACTATGCCGGGACGATTACGGTGGGCGACCTTGATATTTGGACAGTGAATGCGACTGCCGGCAACTATCTGCTCTTCCGAGTTGGGGAAGTGTCGGGTGGCACGGCGTTTTCACCCCTGGTCGCCCTGTATGACCCGAACGGTGCGCAGGTGACCTATGACTACGACAGCGTGGACGCACGGATCGCGCATCGTGCCAATCTGAGCGGGCTCTACACGTTCGTGGTCGCGGGTTACAACGATGGTGACCAAGGCACTTACAGGCTCACCTTCTTCCAGGCGCCGAATTCGCCTGTCGTGCCTGCGGGCGATGAAGGCGGGCCGCTGACCAATGGATTGAAACACACCGGCACGATCGCCGTTGGCGACCAGGACGCGTGGACGGTGAAAGCCAACGTGAATGACTACCTCTATTTTCGAGTGGGCGAAGCGTCGGGCGGCACCGCGTTCAGTCCCTTGCTCCATGTGTTCGATCCAAATGGTGCATTGGTGACCTACGACTACGATTCAGTCGACTCACGCATCGGCTTCCGCTGCAATATCGCCGGCACCTACACCGCGCTTGTGAGCGGATACAACGATGGCGATGCGGGCACCTACGACCTTCATTTTGTTCGCACACCTGTCACTCCACTTCAGGTGCCTGCCGGTGACGAAGGCGGAAACATTGGCAGCACGCCGGGAGTTGATGGAACGATCACTGTTGGCGATGCCGATGCCTATGTCGTGCTCGGAACCGCTGGCACGACGATCAACGTGACCGCAACGGAACTTTCCGGTGGGACCGCGTTCACGCCGCAGGTCGCCATCCTGGACACAGGCGGAAATATTGTTCGAAACACTTGGAATGCAACGGCCGCCACCACCACCTACACGGTCACAACGACCGGTCTGCATGTTATACTGGTGGCTGGATACAATGATGGCGATGCCGGCACCTATCGCCTCGTGATTTCGGGAGCATCGGCACCCGTCCTGCCCTCGGTCGCGGTGCAGCCGCTCTCACAGGGAGCGCCCCTCGGAAGCAACGTCACGCTCTCGCCAACCGTGGCTGGTTCAGGGCCGTTTGCGTATCAATGGAAGCGCAACGGCATCGAGATCCCTGGTGCTGAAAGTCTGAACTACACCCTCAGCAATCTCCAGCCCGCCAGCGCAGGCATCTACAGTCTGGTTGTCTACACGGAAGCCGGAACCACCGAAAGCGCGGGCGCGATTGTGGCACCGACGATCAGCACAAAGGTGACCGGGACCGCCTATGAGTTTGCCGGGGACATTCATCACCCCAACGGCAACGTCTACGATCAACTGCTGATAACCGGAACGGCGGCAACCTATACCTCCGATCCCGGGCAGATTGTGCGGGCTTCCTTCCTCGACTTGAATGACGACATCGTTCAACTTGAGTTCAGCGGACCTGGCTCTGTCACGGTCCAGATGGCGGGAGCCACCGGGCCTGCGACACCTGTCAAATACAACCAGCCTTCGGTGCAGTACATGCGCGGACAGGTGAGCATCTACCTTGTTGGTGCTACGGAGAACACGAATCTGGGCATCTATACCGTGGGGGTCATGACCAATCCCAACCCGGCGCTTTACGTCGCCGGTGCGAGTTTCGACGGATTTGCCGATCTTGGGTTGATCGCGATTCAAAGTCCTGACGGACGCTTCAGCGGCGTGCGCGTTGGCAGCACGGAATTGTTCGGCGACACGGGATACACGGGGATCTATGCTCCGGGCATTCGATTTGCAGGGCCGCTCAATCTCCACAACGTCTCCGCGAGCGGCACCGCCGCGCCATTCCTGCTGACGGGAACGATCGACACCGGACGGATCTCCATCACGGGAGGGGACCTCTTTCAGCCCAATGGCCGCGCTATCACGTTTGGCGATGTGTCCGACGTTTACATGGTCGCTGGAACCAACTCGCATGGAGTGCCGGCTCCGGCGCAGGTCAATCGCGGTGTGTTGATGCGGAACGGGGTAAACGTCACCAGCCAGGTCATTCACAACCCATAG
- the ilvA gene encoding threonine ammonia-lyase, biosynthetic, translated as MPQASRQPSDRISPFHTASPAPMDYLSRILTARVYDVAVESPLDKASALSARLNNAVLLKREDLQSVHSFKLRGACNRISRLSPGALARGVICASAGNHAQGVALAAKRAGTRAVVVMPVTTPAVKVRAVRARGAEIILHGDTFDDASAEAERIRLRERLTLVHPFDDPDVIAGQGTIGMEILQQLQHELHAIFVPIGGGGLAAGIASYVKQVRPEVRVIGVEPADSNAMHRSIQAGRIQALEHVGLFADGVAVRQVGRETFRLCRRYLDEIVLVGTDAICAAIKDVFEDSRAILEPAGALSIAGLKAYVEKRRIKGRTLVAVASGANLNFDRLRFISESAELGEHREALFAVTIPEAPGSLKRFCETLGRRNVTEFNYRIADSRLAHIFVGVQVADRSEGSKLAAHLSRQGFKTMDLTNNEMAKLHLRHLVGGRSELAGHERLFRFEFPERPGALVRFLTSMPAEWNISLFHYRNHGADHGRVLAGLQILPSAEKQLARFLRDLGYPYSDETRNPAYRIFL; from the coding sequence ATGCCGCAGGCATCACGGCAACCCAGTGACCGAATCAGCCCGTTCCACACTGCCTCGCCAGCGCCCATGGACTATCTCTCAAGAATCCTGACGGCCCGTGTCTATGATGTGGCTGTCGAAAGCCCGTTGGACAAGGCATCCGCCCTTTCAGCCAGACTCAACAACGCAGTACTGCTCAAGCGCGAGGACCTGCAGAGCGTTCATTCGTTCAAGCTGCGGGGAGCCTGCAATCGGATTTCGCGGCTTTCCCCGGGCGCTCTCGCGCGCGGCGTGATCTGCGCCTCGGCGGGAAATCACGCCCAGGGTGTCGCTCTTGCCGCAAAGCGGGCTGGCACCCGGGCGGTTGTTGTCATGCCTGTCACAACGCCGGCTGTAAAAGTCCGGGCCGTGCGCGCACGAGGCGCCGAGATCATCCTGCACGGCGACACGTTCGACGATGCCAGCGCGGAGGCGGAGCGGATCCGGCTGCGCGAACGTCTGACCCTGGTTCATCCCTTCGACGATCCGGATGTGATCGCCGGCCAGGGAACCATCGGCATGGAAATTCTCCAGCAGCTGCAGCATGAACTGCATGCGATTTTTGTTCCCATAGGCGGTGGCGGCCTCGCGGCGGGCATCGCCAGCTACGTCAAGCAGGTCAGGCCGGAGGTTCGAGTCATCGGCGTCGAACCCGCGGATTCCAATGCAATGCACCGATCGATTCAGGCCGGTCGGATACAAGCGTTGGAGCATGTCGGACTCTTTGCCGATGGGGTCGCCGTCAGACAGGTGGGAAGGGAAACATTTCGCCTCTGTCGAAGATACCTCGATGAGATCGTGCTCGTTGGGACGGACGCCATATGCGCGGCAATCAAGGATGTTTTTGAGGACAGTCGCGCCATCCTTGAACCAGCTGGCGCGCTGTCGATTGCCGGACTCAAGGCCTACGTGGAAAAGCGCCGCATCAAGGGGAGGACGCTTGTCGCGGTGGCGTCGGGGGCCAATCTCAATTTCGACCGCCTGCGGTTCATCTCGGAAAGCGCCGAGCTGGGAGAGCATCGGGAAGCCCTGTTCGCAGTCACCATTCCCGAAGCACCTGGCAGCCTGAAGCGCTTTTGTGAGACACTCGGCAGGAGAAACGTAACCGAGTTCAACTACAGGATCGCGGACTCCCGCCTGGCGCACATTTTTGTCGGAGTGCAGGTGGCTGATCGGAGCGAGGGGAGCAAGCTGGCCGCCCATCTCTCCCGCCAGGGTTTCAAAACCATGGATCTCACGAACAATGAAATGGCAAAGCTGCATCTCCGCCATCTCGTCGGCGGACGCTCCGAGCTCGCCGGGCATGAACGACTCTTTCGATTCGAGTTTCCGGAACGACCAGGCGCGCTCGTGCGTTTCCTCACCTCCATGCCTGCCGAGTGGAACATCAGTCTCTTCCACTACCGCAATCATGGGGCGGATCATGGACGAGTGCTCGCAGGCCTTCAGATCCTGCCATCTGCAGAAAAGCAGCTTGCACGCTTCCTGAGGGATCTCGGTTATCCGTACTCCGACGAGACCCGCAATCCTGCCTACAGGATTTTCCTATAG
- a CDS encoding ABC transporter permease: MRITATSVIALRALRRNKMRSILTALGIIIGVGAVIATVSIGNGAKNQVESQIASLGQNVITVFPGSTNTGGMRGGFGAASTLTLEDAEAIEREIFGVVAISAEVRDRQQILANGLNWNTTVMGESPGYLSVRAWDLDKGNMFTDADMRSTGKVAVIGQTVAQQLYPDVDPVGQTIRIRNLPFKVLGVLKSKGFSFFGSDQDDVVIVPTTSAMRRIARRQYLSSILIQAQSPEMMSRIQQDVTDLLQQRRGDREPDFTVRNQLELAEAATATSKTMTVLLGSIAGVSLIVGGIGIMNIMLVSVTERTREIGIRLAIGAHDRDVRIQFLIEAMILSMLGGILGVLIGIAASQIVSIQTGMPVLISTASVTGAVAFSAFVGIAFGFYPAHKAAKLDPIDALRFE, from the coding sequence ATGAGAATCACCGCCACCTCCGTCATTGCGCTTCGGGCGCTTCGTCGCAACAAGATGCGCTCGATTCTGACCGCGCTCGGCATCATCATCGGAGTCGGAGCCGTCATTGCGACCGTGAGCATCGGCAATGGCGCCAAGAACCAGGTGGAGTCGCAGATCGCGAGCCTCGGGCAGAATGTCATCACTGTATTTCCCGGATCCACCAACACAGGGGGCATGCGGGGAGGCTTCGGGGCGGCAAGCACCCTCACGCTTGAGGATGCCGAGGCGATTGAGCGCGAAATCTTCGGCGTTGTCGCCATCAGCGCGGAAGTGCGCGACCGCCAGCAAATCCTCGCAAACGGGCTCAACTGGAACACAACGGTCATGGGCGAATCTCCAGGCTATCTCAGCGTGCGGGCCTGGGATCTGGACAAGGGAAACATGTTCACCGACGCCGACATGCGCAGCACCGGCAAGGTTGCCGTCATCGGCCAGACAGTCGCCCAGCAGTTGTATCCCGACGTCGACCCGGTTGGCCAGACCATCCGCATCCGCAACCTGCCTTTCAAGGTTCTCGGGGTTCTCAAGTCGAAAGGCTTCAGCTTCTTTGGCTCGGATCAGGACGATGTAGTCATAGTGCCCACCACCAGTGCCATGCGTCGCATTGCGCGGCGGCAATACTTGAGTTCAATTCTCATCCAGGCACAATCGCCGGAAATGATGTCGCGCATCCAGCAGGATGTCACCGACCTGCTGCAGCAGCGTCGCGGAGACCGGGAACCCGACTTCACGGTCCGCAACCAGCTGGAACTGGCCGAGGCCGCCACTGCCACCTCGAAAACCATGACGGTTCTCCTCGGCTCGATAGCAGGAGTGTCCCTGATTGTTGGCGGCATCGGCATCATGAACATCATGCTCGTCAGCGTGACAGAACGCACACGCGAGATTGGCATCCGCCTTGCGATCGGGGCGCATGACAGGGACGTCAGGATTCAATTTCTGATCGAAGCCATGATACTGAGCATGCTCGGAGGCATCCTCGGTGTGCTCATCGGCATCGCGGCATCGCAGATTGTTTCAATCCAAACGGGCATGCCCGTCCTGATTTCCACCGCATCTGTCACGGGTGCGGTCGCATTCTCAGCCTTCGTTGGAATTGCCTTCGGATTCTATCCGGCGCACAAGGCCGCCAAACTTGACCCGATCGACGCCCTGCGCTTTGAGTGA
- a CDS encoding ABC transporter ATP-binding protein — MKAVVQLEDIHKTYSNGEVEVHAVRGISLIIEPGEFVAIMGSSGSGKSTLMNVLGCLDRPTKGRYLLDGVDTSDLDRNERADLRNQKLGFVFQGFNLLARTTALENVELPMLYNPRRIPSREKRKRAMDALELVGLADRSDHLPNQLSGGQQQRVAIARALVNNPQILLADEPTGNLDSKTSVEVMGVFQRLNERGITIVMVTHELDIARFCKRNLIVRDGRLVRDEPVQNRSLSDLEMQRIRQAEAAAKLTQAS, encoded by the coding sequence ATGAAAGCCGTCGTTCAACTCGAGGACATTCACAAGACTTACTCGAATGGCGAGGTTGAGGTGCATGCCGTGCGAGGCATCAGCCTCATCATCGAACCCGGTGAGTTTGTTGCAATCATGGGCTCATCGGGGTCTGGAAAATCGACCCTGATGAATGTGCTGGGCTGCCTCGATCGGCCGACCAAGGGACGCTATCTCCTCGATGGAGTGGACACCTCGGATCTCGACCGCAATGAGCGGGCGGATCTTCGCAACCAGAAACTGGGGTTCGTCTTTCAGGGCTTCAATCTTCTGGCGCGCACCACCGCGCTTGAAAATGTCGAACTCCCCATGCTCTACAATCCGCGGCGGATCCCCTCGCGCGAGAAACGGAAGCGGGCAATGGATGCCCTGGAGCTCGTCGGTCTCGCCGACCGCTCCGATCATCTGCCGAACCAGCTCTCCGGAGGCCAGCAGCAGCGCGTCGCCATTGCCCGAGCCTTGGTGAACAATCCACAGATCCTTCTGGCCGATGAACCCACCGGCAATCTGGACTCGAAGACCTCCGTGGAGGTCATGGGGGTTTTCCAAAGACTCAATGAGCGCGGAATAACCATAGTCATGGTCACGCACGAATTGGACATTGCACGATTCTGCAAACGCAACCTGATCGTTCGCGACGGCCGGCTGGTGCGCGACGAGCCTGTGCAGAACCGTTCGCTTTCCGACCTTGAAATGCAGCGAATCCGCCAGGCGGAGGCCGCGGCAAAACTGACGCAGGCATCCTGA
- a CDS encoding efflux RND transporter periplasmic adaptor subunit, giving the protein MAKSRSFGGILLFILLIAGLGAGGFYYWKSKNDRPPEIASTVVSRGEIIQTVTSTGDLQPVITTDVSSQISGQITEVAVDYNSKVKKGDVLARLDTATYDSRLRQAQAQLANTRANHTLAKLNFERTKQLFERNLVSQQDLDQAEAQIQQADAQLQIQSAAVENAKTDLSRCTIYAPIDGIVIDRLAEVGKTVAASLNAPTLFTLVNDLTKMQIKAAVAEADIGNIEVGQDVSFTVDAYPNRQFHGEVVQLRNLPTTAQNVVTYATIIEVRNDDLKLKPGMTATVAIIIARRPNALRIPNAALRARVPEEYVIAAPRHAAGSGTGTENREHAGTGGEKAAGAAKGGGGGRDQMRQLMADAGVDFRSGPPSADAMARLQAMAKERGIELPERFGSRGGGQAVTRTVYKLAGTADHPKAEAVSVRVGITDGAYTEALSGLEENERLITSITVDGGGAPVNTNRPSSNPFSGSHGRRF; this is encoded by the coding sequence ATGGCAAAATCACGCAGCTTCGGCGGCATCCTCCTTTTCATCCTGCTCATTGCCGGGCTCGGCGCTGGTGGATTCTACTACTGGAAAAGCAAGAACGATCGACCGCCTGAGATTGCGAGCACCGTGGTGTCCCGGGGCGAAATCATTCAGACCGTCACATCCACGGGCGATCTCCAACCCGTGATCACAACGGATGTGAGCTCGCAGATTTCAGGCCAGATCACCGAGGTCGCGGTTGACTACAATTCGAAGGTGAAGAAGGGCGACGTTCTGGCGCGACTCGATACGGCGACATATGATTCCCGCCTTCGCCAGGCGCAGGCCCAGCTCGCGAACACACGGGCAAATCACACGCTCGCAAAACTCAATTTCGAGCGCACCAAGCAGCTCTTTGAACGAAATCTGGTTTCGCAGCAGGACCTGGATCAGGCGGAGGCGCAGATTCAGCAGGCGGACGCCCAGCTGCAGATCCAGTCTGCGGCGGTCGAGAATGCAAAGACGGACCTCTCCCGCTGCACCATCTATGCCCCCATCGATGGCATCGTCATTGACCGCCTGGCGGAAGTTGGAAAGACAGTCGCCGCCAGTCTGAATGCCCCCACCCTGTTCACCCTTGTCAATGACCTGACCAAGATGCAGATCAAGGCCGCCGTCGCGGAAGCTGACATCGGCAACATTGAGGTTGGACAGGATGTCTCTTTCACCGTGGATGCCTATCCCAACCGCCAGTTCCACGGCGAAGTGGTCCAACTGCGCAACCTTCCGACAACCGCCCAGAATGTGGTGACCTACGCCACGATCATCGAAGTCCGCAATGATGACCTCAAACTCAAGCCCGGCATGACCGCCACCGTGGCCATCATCATCGCGCGCAGACCGAATGCCCTGCGTATTCCCAATGCCGCCCTCCGTGCGCGAGTGCCCGAGGAGTATGTGATTGCCGCGCCCCGGCATGCAGCAGGATCCGGCACAGGCACTGAGAACCGGGAGCACGCCGGCACAGGTGGCGAGAAGGCCGCCGGGGCAGCCAAGGGAGGTGGCGGTGGACGCGACCAGATGCGCCAGCTCATGGCTGACGCAGGCGTCGATTTTAGAAGCGGACCTCCGTCGGCTGATGCGATGGCCAGGCTGCAGGCGATGGCCAAGGAGCGCGGGATCGAACTTCCCGAGCGCTTCGGCAGCCGCGGTGGCGGCCAGGCCGTCACCCGCACGGTCTACAAGCTCGCCGGAACAGCAGACCACCCCAAGGCGGAGGCCGTCTCGGTCAGGGTCGGCATTACTGATGGCGCATACACGGAGGCTCTGAGTGGACTTGAGGAAAACGAACGCCTGATAACAAGCATCACCGTCGACGGGGGGGGGGCGCCAGTCAATACGAACCGACCCTCGAGCAATCCCTTCAGTGGCAGTCATGGCAGGCGCTTCTAG
- the coaD gene encoding pantetheine-phosphate adenylyltransferase, with protein MRHCIYPGTFDPITYGHLDVLARAARLFDRVTVAVADNPGKSPLFSVEKRLELLRPNLAGMANVSVTSFGGLLVDFAVAQRADAIIRGLRALSDFEFEFNMALMNRHLKSEIETLFVMPNEQFSYCSSTLVKQVARYGGDVSHFVPKDVAVALSEAFSHRRQNH; from the coding sequence ATGCGACACTGCATCTATCCGGGTACATTCGATCCCATTACCTACGGGCATCTCGACGTCCTCGCCCGCGCTGCCAGGCTCTTTGATCGGGTGACAGTCGCGGTTGCCGACAATCCAGGCAAGAGCCCTCTTTTCAGCGTTGAGAAACGCCTGGAGCTCCTCAGGCCAAATCTGGCCGGCATGGCGAATGTCAGCGTCACCTCCTTCGGAGGACTTCTGGTCGATTTTGCCGTCGCGCAACGAGCCGATGCCATCATCCGCGGCCTCCGCGCGCTTTCGGACTTCGAGTTTGAATTCAATATGGCGCTGATGAACAGGCACTTGAAAAGTGAAATTGAGACACTCTTTGTCATGCCGAATGAACAGTTCAGTTACTGCAGTTCGACCTTGGTCAAGCAGGTCGCGAGATATGGAGGCGACGTTTCGCACTTCGTCCCGAAGGACGTGGCCGTCGCCCTGAGTGAAGCCTTCTCGCACAGGCGGCAGAACCACTGA
- the pgsA gene encoding CDP-diacylglycerol--glycerol-3-phosphate 3-phosphatidyltransferase, whose amino-acid sequence MNLPNLITLSRIPAMFVIVGLMYCDFLGAASMAFWLFIICAVGDWYDGHLARKTNAVSTFGKLMDALADKIMVIGLVIAFVDKNEIPLILALITLCREFLITGMRMVAASKGVIVSADRGGKTKTLTQLIALGFLLGAPMAERDWAHFVPFDLGMLANVASRIGLIAFIVGTALAVWSGYRYVMKYRTIVFSDAGA is encoded by the coding sequence ATGAACCTGCCCAATCTCATCACGTTGTCACGAATTCCCGCAATGTTTGTCATTGTAGGGCTCATGTACTGCGACTTTTTGGGCGCGGCCTCGATGGCCTTCTGGTTGTTCATCATCTGCGCCGTCGGAGACTGGTATGATGGCCATCTGGCCAGAAAAACGAATGCAGTGTCCACCTTTGGAAAGCTCATGGATGCGCTTGCCGACAAGATCATGGTGATTGGTCTGGTGATCGCGTTTGTCGACAAGAATGAGATTCCGCTGATTCTCGCGCTCATCACGTTGTGCCGCGAGTTCCTGATCACCGGAATGCGCATGGTCGCTGCATCGAAAGGTGTGATTGTTTCTGCGGATCGCGGAGGGAAGACGAAGACACTCACGCAATTGATCGCGCTTGGATTCCTGCTGGGCGCCCCGATGGCGGAGCGTGACTGGGCCCATTTCGTTCCCTTCGATCTGGGCATGCTTGCAAACGTGGCATCAAGGATCGGCCTCATTGCTTTCATCGTGGGCACGGCTCTGGCTGTCTGGTCTGGCTACCGCTACGTGATGAAATATCGGACGATTGTCTTCAGTGATGCTGGTGCCTGA